Part of the Salinigranum rubrum genome is shown below.
CGATCGCCTCGCGTTGCTCGGACGTGAGGCCGAAGGGGTCGTCGTCGAGTTCGTCGGCGGTGAGGTTGTGGACGCGGCGGACGTTGAGGCGAATATCGTGTATCTGACAGTATTCGCTGAACGCCGACAGCGACTCGTGGTCGTTGAACCGGATGCGAAAGAGCCAGTTGTCCTGGCCGTGCGCCTCGAGAATAGTCGCGTTCGTCTCGACCATCCCGTAGATGAGGCTCTCGACGGTCTCGTCCCAGCCGATACGGTAGAGCGAGCGGTCGCCGATGGTGTCGAGGTGGACCAGTTCGCGCACCTCGTCGGTCGCCCTGACGGCCTCCTCGAACGCGGCGCGGTCGCCCCCGCTCACCCAGACGTACGGCATGACCTGTTTCGACGCCGGGACGACCCGCTCGATTTCGATGTCCATCCCCCCACCTGCGCGGAGCACCCGTCCCAGAAGGAACTGGTCGGCCTCGATAGTGAACTCCGCGACAATGCTCATACGGTCTCACACGAAGAGCGCGCGGATAAGCGTGTGTGCTGCGGAATCCGAAGGGTGACAGCTCGCTGTCGCTACCCGGTCACTCCCCCGCGTCGGGCTGGTCGCCGGCGAGTTCTCCGAGTCGGGTCGTCCCCGCCCGGGTCCCCTTCGCGACGATGACGTCTCCGGCCCGAAGTTCGGTGGTCGGCCCCGGCTGGACGACCCAGTCGCTTCCCTCTCCGCCGCGGCGGACGGCGATGATGCGCATCCCGGTCTCGGTCTGGACCATCTGGTCGCCGATGGTCGTCCCCGCGAGGTCGCTCCCGGGGGTGACCGTCAGGCGGACGATGACCTCGTCGGACTCCTTGACCGCGGCCGCGACGACCGGGTGGGCGGCGAGTCCGTGCAGGACCCCCTCGCTGATTTCGAGGGCGGCGTCGGAGATGACCTCCGTGGAGACGGCGAGATGCATCAGGCCGCGGAGCGCGATGGGGTCTTCGACACGAGCGGCCGCCCGGAGCGTCCACGCCTCGAACCGCGACTTGAGCGCGTCCACCTCCGCTTCGAGTTCGGCGACTTCCTCGGCGACGCCCTCGCTGTCGAAGAGGACGGCACCGTACGCCAGGTCGACGGCGAGTTCGCTCATGTTCTTCATCAACACGATGGAGTCGACGGCCCGTTCGAGGTCGTCGATCGGTGCCTCCGGCGGTTCGATGGGCTCGTACGGGTTCCCGCTGGCGCGTTCGTACACCTCGGCGAGTCCGGTCTCCGGACCGCGCAAGAGGAGGATGTCGCCCGACCGGAGCACGCTCTCGTGGTCCGGGTTCGTGATCCACCGCCGCTTCCCGGTGGCCTGCTCGCGCCGGATGGCGATCACTCGCACGCCGGTCTCGGTCTCCAGGTTGAGGTCGCCCAGCGAGTGACCGTGGTACGGCGAGTCGACGGCGACGGGCACCCGGACGAGAATCTCGGTCGCCTCCGGGAGCGCCGAGCGGATCGCATCGGGGAGCCCCATGTCCTCGATGACGACCTTGGCGATGTCGCCCGCCGCGTTCGATATCTTCTCCGCCGCGCCGACCACACCCAGCACCGGCGCGAGTTCCTCGGCGTCCTCGGGGCTGCGGGCGGCCATCAGCAGGCTCATCCGCGCCTGCAACTGGAGGATGTCCATCCGTTCCTCCAAGGCGAGCACCTCGCGAGCGATCTCGTCGCTGCCGAGGAGGACCGCGGAGTACGAGAGGTCGATGAGCAGTTCGGCGGTGTCTTTCATCTCCGCGAGCACCGCCTTCACGCTGACCGGTTCGTACGCCACGTCCTCCGGATACATGCCCTCGCATACCCCCC
Proteins encoded:
- a CDS encoding helix-turn-helix domain-containing protein, whose amino-acid sequence is MSIVAEFTIEADQFLLGRVLRAGGGMDIEIERVVPASKQVMPYVWVSGGDRAAFEEAVRATDEVRELVHLDTIGDRSLYRIGWDETVESLIYGMVETNATILEAHGQDNWLFRIRFNDHESLSAFSEYCQIHDIRLNVRRVHNLTADELDDDPFGLTSEQREAIELALEKGYFEVPRRATLSDLAEDLHVSQQAVSERLRRGTQKVMQSLSDGTFRSVGR
- a CDS encoding potassium channel family protein; the protein is MYPEDVAYEPVSVKAVLAEMKDTAELLIDLSYSAVLLGSDEIAREVLALEERMDILQLQARMSLLMAARSPEDAEELAPVLGVVGAAEKISNAAGDIAKVVIEDMGLPDAIRSALPEATEILVRVPVAVDSPYHGHSLGDLNLETETGVRVIAIRREQATGKRRWITNPDHESVLRSGDILLLRGPETGLAEVYERASGNPYEPIEPPEAPIDDLERAVDSIVLMKNMSELAVDLAYGAVLFDSEGVAEEVAELEAEVDALKSRFEAWTLRAAARVEDPIALRGLMHLAVSTEVISDAALEISEGVLHGLAAHPVVAAAVKESDEVIVRLTVTPGSDLAGTTIGDQMVQTETGMRIIAVRRGGEGSDWVVQPGPTTELRAGDVIVAKGTRAGTTRLGELAGDQPDAGE